Within Deltaproteobacteria bacterium, the genomic segment TTCCCGCGGCGCTTTTCGTCGTGCTCTGCTTGCCGCGTTGGTGGCGCGGCCAGCGCGTGTTGCGACGACCGGAGGTGAGACCATGAATCGGATCGATGGAGTAGAGCCACGACGCGCGCCGCTGTTGGCGCGGTTGGCCTTCTGGGTCGCCCGGCGCCGGTTTGGAAAGGTTCCGGATCCCCTGGCGGTGGCCGCGCATCATGCGCAGATCTTTCAGGCCTATGGTGCGTACGAGTTTGCACTCGGGCGGGCTCGCCTGGTGGATGCCAAGCTCAAGGCGCTGGCGTCGCTGAAAGCCGCCGCGCTGGTCGGGTGCCCGTTTTGAATGGATATCGGCTCTGCCGTCGGCAGAGCAGCTGGGTTGAGCGAGGCGCAACTCCGCGATCTGCCCATCTACGAACAGAGCGCGGCATTCGCGCCCCTGGAACAGCTGGTCATCCACTACGCGGTGTTGGTGACCACGACCCCGGTTGAGGTTCCTGACGCCGTGTTCGCACAATTGAGTGCGCACTTCACCTCCGCACAACTCGTCGAGCTGACCGCGGTCATCGCGTGGGAAAACTATCGCGCTCGCTTCAACCATGCCTTCGGTATCGGGGCGCAGGGTTTCTCCGAGGGTGGGTACTGCGTCCTGCCCGAGCGGTCGCCCGAGCAATCGGTTGCTCGCTGAACGGGCCCGATCGAGTACGCTCTCCGCAAAGTTTGCTGGCCACGGCACCTGTCGACGGTGGCCTTGGCACCGACCTCACGCGCCCGATTGGCGAAGCCTGCGTTCCCATCTGGAGTCGGCTGGAGTGACAATCCAAGCCCAAACAGAGCGTTTTTCGGCTGACGATAGTCAACGGCGTGCACACGCGTCCTGTGCTGGACTCTGTGCGAATGCAGAGTCTGCTATGCGCCGCGGTCTGGTCCCGATCGTGCAAAAGGGGCGGGGACCTGATGGAGAATCTACCGGCGAACCGCGCGTTTTTGCTCCTTCGGTATACGCTGATCGTAGCGACGGCGTACCTGCTGTTGGTGGAGCAAGATTTTGCGCTGCCCCCGGTCAGTGGGGTTCTGCTGATCGTGGCGGCGCTGGCGTCGAACGTGGTCTTCGCCCAACTCGGGCCGCGGGTCATGAATTCGCTCCCCTTTGGCGTGGGGATCATTGTCGGTGACACGCTGTGGATCACCGGGTTGCTACTCCAGAGCCAGCGGTTCGAAGCCGACTTCTTCTATCTGTACTTCTTCGTCCTGCTGCTGGCGGCGATTGGTGAGAACTTGCGTCTCATTGCCATCGGTGCGGTGGCGGTGTGTGTCGCCTACCTCTACGGCTTGTCGGCCACGGGCGGCAGCTGGTCGCTGTGGAGTTCACCTTCCTTGATTCGAATTCCCTTCCTGTTCACCGCCGCGGCTTTCTACGGCTACCTAGTGGAGCGCACGCGCAGCGAACGCGGACGGGCCGATGAAGGCGAAACCGAGCGCCGCCGTGCCGAGGATGCGCTGCGAATCAAGACCGTTGAGTTACAAGAGGAGGCCGAGGTGTCGGCGGCGCTGGCGCGCGTCGGCCATGAGCTGATCTCCTCGCTCGACACCCCGGTGATTCTCGATCGCTTGTGTCAGCTCACGGCGGAGGTGCTGGAGAGTGATCTCAGCTACACGTTGCTGTGGCGACCGGAGGACGACGCGTACCTTCCCGTCGCGGTGTATGGCGCCACCGCGGAAGAGCGCGAACTCACCCGCGTCCTCAAGGTACCGCAGGAAGCGATGACGCCGCTACTCGCCGATCTCGAACAAGATGACGTCGCCACCGGGGCGACGGTGCTCCCTGACGGTTTGAGCACGCCGTGGCAGCCCCACGCAGCAGACTCGCCGCGGTTGTGGATGGCGCTGCGGCGCGGCAAGGAAATTATCGGCGTGCAGACCGCGAGCTGGCGCGCGCGGGTGGATCCGTCGACCAGCAAGCAGCGGCGCATCGCGCGCGGCATCGCCCAACTCGCATCGATGGCGTTGGCCAACGCGCGCTTGGTCGAAGAGCTGAACCGGGCCAACCGTCTGAAATCGGACTTCGTGGCCTCGATGTCGCATGAGCTACGCACGCCGCTCAATCTCATCATCGGATACAACGATCTCTTGCTCGACGGCGAGTTCGGCTCAATGACGGGAGATCAGTCGGACACGCTGCGGCGGATGGCGAAAAGTTCGCATGAGCTGCTCGAACTCATCGAAGCCACGCTGGACCTCAGCCGCCTGGAGACCCGCCGCGTGCCGCTGGAGTTGAAGGATGTCCGCGTCGCCGACCTCATCGGCGAGGTCGACGCCGAAACCCAGGGGTGGCGCGAGAAGCCGGGCTTGAATTTCGAGTGGCAGGTCGCCGCGGATCACGCGCGGCTGTTCACCGATCCGGTGAAGTTGAAGATGGTATTGAAGAACCTCATCGGCAACGCGGTGAAGTTCACCGACAGCGGTCGCATTACGGTGGGAGCCAACCTCAATGATGGGGGCGTCGAGATCCGTGTCAGCGACACCGGCATCGGCATCTCGAAGGAAGCGCAAGGGATCATCTTCGAGCCGTTCCGCCAAGCCGATCGCTCGATTGCGAGTGCATACGGTGGCGTCGGCCTCGGCCTCTACATCGTCCGCCGTCTGCTCGAAATGCTCGGCGGCACCATCAACGTCGAAAGTCAGCCGAAGCAAGGCTCGACCTTCCGCGTCTGGGTGCCGGCTGATCTCCGGCAGATCGAGAATCACGCGACCGTATAGCCACCGCGCCGTGTGCTCTGAAAGAGGAATCAAGCAACTCAACCGAACGATGTGCGGACCGCAACACTCCGTGGAGGTTCCATGAGATGACAGCGAGCGAGCGTGAGGGAATGCAGGCGTTGTTGCGGTTCCTCCAGCGTGTGGGCGGGCTGGAGGCTCGCGATGCCAGCCGGCTCGAACGATTGGCGACCGACACGCCGCAGCCGATAGCCGAACTGCTGGAGCGTGAGGGGATCATCACGCAGCAGGACCTGGCGGTCTTGCTCGGCGAGGCGCTGCAACTCCCGCT encodes:
- a CDS encoding carboxymuconolactone decarboxylase family protein: MSEAQLRDLPIYEQSAAFAPLEQLVIHYAVLVTTTPVEVPDAVFAQLSAHFTSAQLVELTAVIAWENYRARFNHAFGIGAQGFSEGGYCVLPERSPEQSVAR
- a CDS encoding GAF domain-containing sensor histidine kinase, translated to MENLPANRAFLLLRYTLIVATAYLLLVEQDFALPPVSGVLLIVAALASNVVFAQLGPRVMNSLPFGVGIIVGDTLWITGLLLQSQRFEADFFYLYFFVLLLAAIGENLRLIAIGAVAVCVAYLYGLSATGGSWSLWSSPSLIRIPFLFTAAAFYGYLVERTRSERGRADEGETERRRAEDALRIKTVELQEEAEVSAALARVGHELISSLDTPVILDRLCQLTAEVLESDLSYTLLWRPEDDAYLPVAVYGATAEERELTRVLKVPQEAMTPLLADLEQDDVATGATVLPDGLSTPWQPHAADSPRLWMALRRGKEIIGVQTASWRARVDPSTSKQRRIARGIAQLASMALANARLVEELNRANRLKSDFVASMSHELRTPLNLIIGYNDLLLDGEFGSMTGDQSDTLRRMAKSSHELLELIEATLDLSRLETRRVPLELKDVRVADLIGEVDAETQGWREKPGLNFEWQVAADHARLFTDPVKLKMVLKNLIGNAVKFTDSGRITVGANLNDGGVEIRVSDTGIGISKEAQGIIFEPFRQADRSIASAYGGVGLGLYIVRRLLEMLGGTINVESQPKQGSTFRVWVPADLRQIENHATV